The genomic window GGTGTCGACGTCGCTGTGGAGGTAGCGGACCTGGATGCCGAGTTCGAGGAAGTAGTCGGTGAGGTCCTCGGCCATCTTCTTGGTGAGGGTGGTGACGAGGACGCGCTCGTCCTTCTCGGTGCGCTTGCGGATCTCGTGCACCAGGTCGTCGATCTGGCCCTCGGTCGGCTTGACGACGACCTCGGGGTCGACCAGGCCGGTGGGGCGGATGATCTGCTCGACATGGCCGTCGGAGCGGGAGAGCTCGTACTGCCCGGGGGTCGCCGAGAGGTAGACCGTCTGCCCGACGCGCTCCTGGAACTCCTCCCACTTCAAGGGGCGGTTGTCCAGGGCGGAGGGCAGCCGGAAGCCGTGGTCGACGAGAGTGCGCTTGCGGGAGGCGTCGCCCTCGTACATCGCGCCGATCTGGGGCACGGTGACGTGGGACTCGTCGATGACGAGGAGGAAGTCGTCCGGGAAGTAGTCCAGCAGCGTGTTCGGCGGAGAGCCGGGCCGGCGGCCGTCGAAGTGCATCGAGTAGTTCTCCACGCCGGAGCAGGAGCCGATCTGGCGGAGCATCTCCAGGTCGTATGTCGTGCGCATGCGCAGCCGCTGGGCTTCCAGGAGCTTGCCCTGCTTCTCCAACTCGGCTAGGCGCTCCCCCAGTTCCTTCTCGATGTCGTTGGCGGCGCGCTCCAGGCGCTCGGGGCCGGCGACGTAGTGGGAGGCGGGGAAGACGTACAGCTGCTCGTCGTCGGTGATGATCTCGCCGGTGAGCGGGTGGAGGGTGGAGAGGGCCTCGATCTCGTCGCCGAACATCTCGATGCGGACGGCGAGCTCCTCATAGACCGGGAAGATCTCGATGGTGTCGCCGCGGACGCGGAAGGTGCCGCGGGCGAACGCAAGGTCGTTGCGCGTGTACTGGATGTCCACGAAACGGCGCAGCAGCTCGTCCCGGTCGAACTCGTCGCCGACTCTGAGGGGGACCATCCGGTCCACGTACTCCTGCGGCGTACCGAGGCCGTAGATGCAGGAGACCGAGGCGACCACGATGACGTCGCGGCGGGTGAGCAGCGAGTTGGTCGCGGAGTGGCGCAGGCGTTCGACCTCCTCGTTGATCGAGGAGTCCTTCTCGATGTAGGTGTCCGACTGCGGGACGTAGGCCTCTGGCTGGTAGTAGTCGTAGTACGAGACGAAGTACTCGACCGCGTTGTTCGGCAGCAGCTCGCGGAACTCGTTGGCCAGTTGGGCGGCCAACGTCTTGTTCGGCGCCATCACCAGGGTGGGGCGCTGGAGCTTCTCGATCATCCACGCGGTGGTGGCGGACTTGCCGGTGCCGGTCGCGCCGAGCAGGACGACGTCCTTCTCACCTGCTCCGATGCGCTGGGCGAGCTCGGCGATTGCCGTGGGCTGGTCACCGCTCGGCTGGTAGGGGCTGACGACCTCGAAGGGCGCCACCGTGCGTTCGATCTGGGAAACGGGCCGCATGGAATCAACCGTACGACCCCGCACTGACAACGGGCTCCGATCAGCGGTTCTGCGGGGTGCGGTAACTCCGCTCGCGGTGCTCCGCGCCGGTGTGTGACTCCTGGCGTCGGCAGGTGTGCGCGGTGGCCTGGGCCGGGATGCCGGGCCGCCGCTCGACCGGGTTCCCGTGGAACCTGCCCATGATCATGAACGGGTCGAACATCACGACGACGCCCGCGAGGAGCAGGAAGACCAGCGGGCCGATCATCAGCGGGGCGAGCAGAGCGGCGGACGAGGAGCCACCGTCCGGGGTTGGGGCGGCGGCGCTGTGCAGATGGACGCTCAGGGCGGCCATGCCCGTGTAGTGCATGCCACTGACCGCGACCCCCATGACGAGGCTGGCGCCCACACTCCACAGGAAGCCGCGGACCTGTCCGGCGGCCCAAAGGGCGGCGATCGCGGCCACCACGGCGATGACGACCGAGGCGGCCACGGTGAAGGTGTTGTATCCGAGCGTGCCGTTGAGGCGCATTCCGGCCATGCCGAGGTAGTGCATGGAGGCGATGCCGAGGCCGGTGATGGTGCCGCCGGTGAAGAGCGCGGCCCCGGTCGCTCCCTTGGAGGCGACCATGAAGATCCCGATGCCGACCATGACGACGGCGACGGCGAGACTCGCGAACGTGGTCAGCGGGTCGTACTCGACCGGGCTCTGCAGGACGTTGAAGCCCATCATCGCAACGAAGTGCATGGTCCAGATGCCGGAGCCGATGGCCGCCGAGCCCAGCGCGAGCCAGCCGATCCGCCAGCGGCCGTCGACGAGCGTCGATCTGGTGGTGCAGCGCAGGCCGAGCGCACCACCGAGGCAGGCCATGAGATAGGCCACCACCGGTGTGACGAGTCCGTAGCTGAAGCCGTCGACCGTGCCCTGCATTCGCGGCTGCCTTTCCCGCCCTGTCGCGTCCCTGGATTCCTTGCGATGCCCCCACCCAGGACCGCCACAACGGTCAGGGTTGTCGCAGAGAGTATGACCCCCACCGGAATGGTCGAACGATTTTCCGGCAAAGAAACACGCCCTTGCCCCACTTGTGCGGTGCCCGTGAGCGGACTTGGACAACTCCATTCAATTCATGGCCATCCTGCACCCTCCTCCCGTTGACCCTCTGCTGTCACCCTTGAGCTGACCGTGATCGATCGATGCGAGGAGTACGCATGCACGTGCGCGCAGTTGCCGCCGCGACCACCGCGTTCATGGGGGCCACCGTCCTCCTGCTCCCCACTTCCACCGCTCATGCGGCCGCCGACACCGAGGATCCGCTGGTCGTCGCGCATCGCGGAGCTTCCGCCTACGCGCCCGAGAACACCCTGGCCGCCGTCGACAAGGCCGACAGGATGGGCTTCACCTGGGTCGAGAACGACGTCCAGCGCACCAAGGACGGCAGGCTCGTCGTCCTTCACGACGCGACACTCGCGCGGACGACCAATGCCGAAGAACTCTATCCGGACCGAGCTCCCTGGAACGTGGGGGACTTCACCGCCGCGGAGATCGCCCGCCTGGACGCGGGCAGTTGGTTCAGCAGCACCTACGCGGGCGCGCGCGTGCCGACGCTGGAGCAGTACATGAGGCGTGTGTCACGCAACCATCAGAAGCTCGTCCTGGAGATCAAGAACCCGCAGCTCTACCCGGGCATCGAACAGCAGACCCTGAAGGTGCTCAGCAACGAGGGCTGGCTCGGCCCGGCGCGCCTGCGGAAGCTGGTGATCCAGAGCTTCAGCGCCGACACCGTACGGCGGGTCCACGAGCTGCGCCCGGCCGTGAAGACCGGTTTCCTCGGCACCCCGGACATCGCCGACCTGCCCGAGTACGCGACCTTCACCGACCAGATCAACTCCTCGTACACCACCATCTCCGGGTCCTACGTCTCCATGATCCACGCACTGGAGGGGCCGCACGGGAAGCCGTTGGAAATCCTCACCTGGACCGTGAACGACGCGGACAACGCCCGCCGGGTGGCCGACTACGGCGTGGACGGCATCATCACCAACAAGCCGGACGTGGTCAGAGAGGCCACGCGGAGCTGACGACAGTTCCTGGGTCCGTGGCGTGCGTTCCGGTATGGAACGCACGCCACCGGCGTTGTCAGTGGCGGGACGTACGGTGGTCGCATGAACAGCCATGCGCAGGACGAGCAGCAAGTCGTGTGGGCCGTCGTCGGCACGGACATCGGCCCGCTGCTGCTGGCCGCGACGGACGACGGCCTGGTGAACGTCGTGTTCCACGCGACGGACGCGGTGCGCGACGAGACACTCGACCGGCTCGCCTCCCGCCTCGGCACGGTCCCCGTCGAGGCCCCCGGCGCTCCTCAGCTGGCCGAGGCGATACGTCAGGTCGAGGCGTACTTCGCGGGCGAGCGGCACGCCTTCGAGCTGCCGCTGGACTGGTCGCTGATCTCCGGGTTCAACCGCCAGGTGTTGCGCGAGCTGGCCTCCGGCGTCGCGTACGGCTCGGTCGTGGGGTACGGCGACCTGGCCCGGCGTGTGGGGCAACCGGGCGCTGCCCAGGCGGTCGGCGTGGCGATGGGATCGAATCCGCTGCCGGTGGTGGTGCCGTGCCATCGGGTGGTCGAGAGCGACGGCGGCATCGGGGGGTTCGGCGGCGGGCTGGAGACCAAGCGGAGGCTGCTGGCGCTTGAAGGAGTGCTTCCGGAGCCCTTGTTCTGAGATGTCCCTGTTCCGGCCTTCTGAGGCGTCCCTGCTCTGAGGCATCCATGGGTGGCCTTTGGGCGCCCATGGGTGACCTTTACAGATGAGGTGCGGAAGGCGAGCGCCGCGCCACGAATCGGTCATCGGTCGTCGTTCCGGTACACGGAGGCTGGCCGGAAACCGCCCGCGGTAGCAGACTCCGTCCGTCCATATGTCTCCGCGCTACTCGTAATGCCGCGCCTCGAACACATTGCCGTCCGGGTCCCGGAAGTAGAAGCTGCGCCGGGCCATTCCGCGTGCCCCGAAGGAGTCGTACGAGAAGTCCGAGACGGGGACCGCCCGTTCCTCCAGACGGGTGCGCAGTTCGTCGAAGGCGTCGCCGGGCATGGCGAGGCAGACGTGGTTGACGGGGTGCCCGGCACTGTCGGCGGCGCCGGGCACCATCTTCATGGTCTCGGCCACGGTGAGCGGCATGAGGTCGAGGATGGTCTCGTCGTTGAGGCGCACGGAAGGGAAAGGGGCCTGCCCTGCGGCGTATTCGGTGACCCTCACGGGTTCCAGGCCGACGGCCTTCTCGTAGAAGCCGGCCGCGGCGATCGGCTCCTGTACCCAGAGGACCACATGGTCGAGACGTGTGGCGTTGTCCGTCATGCACCTCAGGCTGGTGGCCTGCACCACAACGCGCAAGGGTTTGGCCGGGCGCGCCGTCCGCCAGGGATGAGGGAAGAACGACAGACAGGAGGCAAGCGCGTGCTGGTGGTGTCCGAAGAGGTGCGGGAAGCGGTTGACGCGCGTCAACCCGTGGTGGCGCTGGAATCCACGATCATCGCGCACGGGCTGCCCCGCCCGCGCAATCTGCAGGTGGCTGTGGAGCTGGAGGATGTCGTACGGCAGGAGGGCGCCGTACCGGCGACGATCGCCGTGCTCGACGGGCGGCCCCACATCGGCCTCGACAAGGGGCAGTTGGAGCGGGTCGCGAACGAGGACGGCATCCGCAAACTCGGGCACCGGGACCTGCCGCTCGCGGTGGCCTCGGGGGTGAGCGGCGCGACCACCGTGTCGGCCACCGCCCAGCTGGCCGCCCTGGCGGGCGTACGGGTGTTCGCGACGGGCGGGCTCGGAGGGGTGCACCGGGAGTGGACGGTGACCCAGGACGAGTCCGCCGACCTGGGGCTGTTGGCCCGCACCCGGATCACCGTGGTGTGCGCGGGCGTGAAATCGATCCTGGACGTGCCGGCGACCTTGCAACGGCTGGAGACGCTGGGTGTCGCGGTCGCCGGGTACGGCACGGAGCGCTTCCCCGGCTTCTATCTGTCGGACTCGGGTCACCCGGTGGAGTGGACGCTCCGGTCGCCGGGCGAGGTCGCCGACGTGATGCGGGCGCAGGACGCGCTCGACGGCCCCGAATCGGCGCTGATCGTCGCCAACCCGGTGCCTGAGGAGGAGCAGCTCGACCCCGAACTGCACGCACGTGTGCTCGCCGAGGCGCTGCGGGCGTGCGAGGCGGAAGGCGTCACGGGACAGGCGGTCACACCGTTCCTGCTGAGCTACCTGGTACGGCACACCGACGGCGCCTCCCTGAGCGCCAACCTGGCGGCGGTACGGGGCAACGTACGTCTCGCGTCGCGGATCGCGGCGGCCTGGGCCGGGGCGTGAGGTGGCGCGGCGGGGCGTGAACCGGCAGGGCGGTGAAGTGGGCGGATCCGGCGGTGGGGTGGGCGGGGCACTGCTCGTCGTGGGTGACGTCGTCACGGATGTCGTCGCCCGGCACCGCGGGCCGCTCGCGCCAGGCACCGACACGGCCTCCGCGATCCGGACGCTGCCGGGCGGGGCGGGCGCCAACGTGGCCTGCTGGGCGGCCCATTGGGGCTGCACGGATGTGCGGCTGCTCGGGCGTGTGGGCACGGACGGGGCCGTGTGGCACGAGCGGGAGCTGCGGGCTTCAGGGGTACGGCCCCACCTGGTCGTCGATCCGGAAGCGGCGACGGGGACGGTGATCTGCCTCGTGGACACGGGCGACGCGGCCGAACGCACTTTCCTCACGGACAGCGGTGCCTCGCTGCGGCTGGACCCGGACGACTGGTCGCCGTCCCTGCTCGACGGGGTCGCGCGACTGCATCTGTCGGGCTATCTGTTCTTCTCTGAGCCGAGTCGCGCGCTGGTCTCCGTGGCTCTGGAGTCGGCACGCGCGCGTGGGGTGCCGGTGAGCGTGGATCCCGCGTCGGCGGGGTTCCTCACGAAGCTGGGGGTGGACCGTTTCCTCGCGCTCGCCGAGGGGGTCGACGTGCTGCTGCCCAGCCGCGACGAGGCGTATCTGCTGACGGGGCTGCCCGATCCGGCCGACGCGGCGGCCAAGTTGAGCCGCCTCGTTCCCCTGGTCGTGGCCAAGCAGGGGGCCGACGGTACGCTGATCGCTCGCGGGGGCAGCGTCGAGTCCCGGATTCCGGCGGCCGCCGCCGTGCCCTGCGACACCACCGGCGCGGGTGACGCCTTCACGGGGGCGTTCCTGGCCATGCTGCTCGCGGGCGCGGAGGCCGAGGAAGCGGCGACCGAGGGGTGCAGGGCGGGGGCGCTGGCGGTGGAGCAGGTGGGCGGGAGGCCGCCGACGGCCGACTGAGACCCGCGACATCAAGCGGCCGACCGAGACCTGCGGCGTCCATCCGTCGACCGAGACCTGCGGCGTCCATCGGCCGACCGAGGCCCGCAGCGTCAATGGTGCGGCGGCCCCGTGGGGTCAACTGTGTGGCGGGGCGCCCCGCCACGGGGCATGGCATGCCACTACGCCTTCCGTCCCCACGCCGAGATGAGCGGCGGGGCGGCGATGTCCATCGTGCCGGCGACCACGTTGGCCAGATGCCGGTCGATCTCCTCGCCCGTGGCGAGGTTCGCCGCGACGAGCGCTTCGCGGACCCGATGGATGGTCGCCGACTCCAGGCCGGCGCAGTTCGGGGAGGCGACGGGGAAGTACGCGTCGGCCTCGACACCGCACAGGCCCGCCGCGCGCAGCAGACGCGGGAGTCGGCGGCCGTACGCCGGGTCGACTCCGCGTTCGGCGAGCAGGGCGCGGACGGCCTGGCGGAGCCGGTTGGCCAGTTGGTGCTCGGGGCCGGATTCCTCGAGGCAGGCCAGGGGTTGGAGGGCGGGGTCGGCGTCCTCGATCAGGAGTCGTCCGCCGGGGCGCAGTGCCTTGATCATCGACAGCAACGCCCGCTCGCGGTCCGGCGCGTGGACCAGGGCGAGCCGGGCGTGGACGAGGTCGAAGCCCTCCCCCGGCGGTTGGTCGACGCCCACCTGGTGAACCAGGGCCTCGACCGGGGGTCGGGTGACCGAGGGGACGGCCCATGAGATGTCGGTGTCGGTCGCCATGACCTTGCCGGTCGGTCCGACCTTCTTGGCCAGCCAGGAGACCACGGAGGTCCCGCCGGCGCCGACCTCCCAGCAGCGCCAGCCGGACCCGAGGCCGAAGCCCTCCATGTGCCGGAACGTCGTGCGGTCGAAGAGCGTGGCGAAGGCGTCGGAGCGCTGCCCCTTCTCTGTCTGCTGGTGGTCGAGGAGATATCCGTCGGTTCGCATCATGCCGCGATCATCCCATTTGACCGACTTATCGCTAATAACGACGCTCCCACAGTCCTTCATGTCCGCCCCGGCGGCGGCCGACAGGGCCGAACCGGAACGACTGGAGCAGCTGGAACACCTGAAGCGCTTGGAACATGTGGAACGCCTGGAACATGTGGAACGCCTGGAAGTGAAGCGGAAGGTTCCGTTCCCACAGCCTTACCCGGCACTCATTCGGTCCTGGCAAACTGGCGCGACAAGGCACGAAGTGCGGTGCGAGGAGATCCACGCAAGGAGAACCAGATGTCCATGGCAGGGAATCTGCGAAAGGTCACCGGCCTCGACAAGGTCGGCGGCCTCCGCAAGATGGCACGGCTGGCCCGGCGTCACCCCCGCGTCGACCTCAGTCATCCGGCCCGCTCCCCGCTGGGCACCTCGGTGGTGAACTGCGTGACCTACCACAAGGGCATCCGCTCCCCCGGCGGCCGCGATGTCATCGAGGCCGTCAAACAGGTCCGCAGGCACGACCACGGCTTCGTCTGGCTCGGGCTGCACGAGCCGACACAAAGGGAGTTCGCCGGCATCGCCGAGCTCTTCGACCTGCACCCACTGGCGGTCGAGGACGCCGTCGAGGCCCATCAGCGCCCGAAGCTGGAGCGGTACGGTGACACCCTGTTCGCGGTGTTCAAGACGGTCTGCTACGTCGAGCACACCGAACTGACCGCGACCAGCGAGGTGGTGCACACCGGCGAGATCATGGTCTTCGTCGGCTCCGACTTCGTGATCACGGTACGGCACGGGCGGCACGGCTCGCTCGGCCCGCTGCGCGAGGAACTGGAGACGAATCCGGAGCAGCTGGCCAAGGGACCGGCCGCGGTGCTGCACGCGATCGCGGACCACGTGGTGGACGACTATCTGAACGTCACGGACTCCGTACAGACGGACATCGACCAGGTCGAGAGCGATGTGTTCGCCGCGAACGGCTCGCGCGTCGACCCCGGCCGCATCTACCAGCTCAAGCGCGAACTGCTCGAACTGAAGCGGGCGGTGGCCCCGCTCGCCCGCCCTCTCCAGGAACTCACCTCCCGGCCGATCCGGGTGGTCG from Streptomyces sp. DSM 40750 includes these protein-coding regions:
- a CDS encoding glycerophosphodiester phosphodiesterase; translated protein: MHVRAVAAATTAFMGATVLLLPTSTAHAAADTEDPLVVAHRGASAYAPENTLAAVDKADRMGFTWVENDVQRTKDGRLVVLHDATLARTTNAEELYPDRAPWNVGDFTAAEIARLDAGSWFSSTYAGARVPTLEQYMRRVSRNHQKLVLEIKNPQLYPGIEQQTLKVLSNEGWLGPARLRKLVIQSFSADTVRRVHELRPAVKTGFLGTPDIADLPEYATFTDQINSSYTTISGSYVSMIHALEGPHGKPLEILTWTVNDADNARRVADYGVDGIITNKPDVVREATRS
- a CDS encoding VOC family protein, translated to MTDNATRLDHVVLWVQEPIAAAGFYEKAVGLEPVRVTEYAAGQAPFPSVRLNDETILDLMPLTVAETMKMVPGAADSAGHPVNHVCLAMPGDAFDELRTRLEERAVPVSDFSYDSFGARGMARRSFYFRDPDGNVFEARHYE
- a CDS encoding pseudouridine-5'-phosphate glycosidase, whose amino-acid sequence is MREERQTGGKRVLVVSEEVREAVDARQPVVALESTIIAHGLPRPRNLQVAVELEDVVRQEGAVPATIAVLDGRPHIGLDKGQLERVANEDGIRKLGHRDLPLAVASGVSGATTVSATAQLAALAGVRVFATGGLGGVHREWTVTQDESADLGLLARTRITVVCAGVKSILDVPATLQRLETLGVAVAGYGTERFPGFYLSDSGHPVEWTLRSPGEVADVMRAQDALDGPESALIVANPVPEEEQLDPELHARVLAEALRACEAEGVTGQAVTPFLLSYLVRHTDGASLSANLAAVRGNVRLASRIAAAWAGA
- the corA gene encoding magnesium/cobalt transporter CorA, with the translated sequence MSMAGNLRKVTGLDKVGGLRKMARLARRHPRVDLSHPARSPLGTSVVNCVTYHKGIRSPGGRDVIEAVKQVRRHDHGFVWLGLHEPTQREFAGIAELFDLHPLAVEDAVEAHQRPKLERYGDTLFAVFKTVCYVEHTELTATSEVVHTGEIMVFVGSDFVITVRHGRHGSLGPLREELETNPEQLAKGPAAVLHAIADHVVDDYLNVTDSVQTDIDQVESDVFAANGSRVDPGRIYQLKRELLELKRAVAPLARPLQELTSRPIRVVEPEIQAYFRDVSDHLLRAIEQIAAFDELLNSILQAHLAQVSVAQNEDMRKITAWAALIAVPTMVCGVYGMNFEHMPELHWKFGYPLVLGVIATACVTLYRGFKRNGWL
- the uvrB gene encoding excinuclease ABC subunit UvrB — its product is MRPVSQIERTVAPFEVVSPYQPSGDQPTAIAELAQRIGAGEKDVVLLGATGTGKSATTAWMIEKLQRPTLVMAPNKTLAAQLANEFRELLPNNAVEYFVSYYDYYQPEAYVPQSDTYIEKDSSINEEVERLRHSATNSLLTRRDVIVVASVSCIYGLGTPQEYVDRMVPLRVGDEFDRDELLRRFVDIQYTRNDLAFARGTFRVRGDTIEIFPVYEELAVRIEMFGDEIEALSTLHPLTGEIITDDEQLYVFPASHYVAGPERLERAANDIEKELGERLAELEKQGKLLEAQRLRMRTTYDLEMLRQIGSCSGVENYSMHFDGRRPGSPPNTLLDYFPDDFLLVIDESHVTVPQIGAMYEGDASRKRTLVDHGFRLPSALDNRPLKWEEFQERVGQTVYLSATPGQYELSRSDGHVEQIIRPTGLVDPEVVVKPTEGQIDDLVHEIRKRTEKDERVLVTTLTKKMAEDLTDYFLELGIQVRYLHSDVDTLRRVELLRELRAGEYDVLVGINLLREGLDLPEVSLVAILDADKEGFLRSGTSLIQTIGRAARNVSGQVHMYADKITPAMAKAIDETNRRRERQVAYNKANGVDPQPLRKKINDIVAQIAREDVDTEQLLGTGFRKGKDGKGAKAPVPSLGGKAAKAARGKAKDTIPTDRPAADLTQQIEEMTERMRAAAADLQFEIAARLRDEVSEMKKELRQMKEAGLA
- a CDS encoding MHYT domain-containing protein → MQGTVDGFSYGLVTPVVAYLMACLGGALGLRCTTRSTLVDGRWRIGWLALGSAAIGSGIWTMHFVAMMGFNVLQSPVEYDPLTTFASLAVAVVMVGIGIFMVASKGATGAALFTGGTITGLGIASMHYLGMAGMRLNGTLGYNTFTVAASVVIAVVAAIAALWAAGQVRGFLWSVGASLVMGVAVSGMHYTGMAALSVHLHSAAAPTPDGGSSSAALLAPLMIGPLVFLLLAGVVVMFDPFMIMGRFHGNPVERRPGIPAQATAHTCRRQESHTGAEHRERSYRTPQNR
- a CDS encoding carbohydrate kinase family protein produces the protein MGGALLVVGDVVTDVVARHRGPLAPGTDTASAIRTLPGGAGANVACWAAHWGCTDVRLLGRVGTDGAVWHERELRASGVRPHLVVDPEAATGTVICLVDTGDAAERTFLTDSGASLRLDPDDWSPSLLDGVARLHLSGYLFFSEPSRALVSVALESARARGVPVSVDPASAGFLTKLGVDRFLALAEGVDVLLPSRDEAYLLTGLPDPADAAAKLSRLVPLVVAKQGADGTLIARGGSVESRIPAAAAVPCDTTGAGDAFTGAFLAMLLAGAEAEEAATEGCRAGALAVEQVGGRPPTAD
- a CDS encoding methylated-DNA--[protein]-cysteine S-methyltransferase, which codes for MNSHAQDEQQVVWAVVGTDIGPLLLAATDDGLVNVVFHATDAVRDETLDRLASRLGTVPVEAPGAPQLAEAIRQVEAYFAGERHAFELPLDWSLISGFNRQVLRELASGVAYGSVVGYGDLARRVGQPGAAQAVGVAMGSNPLPVVVPCHRVVESDGGIGGFGGGLETKRRLLALEGVLPEPLF
- a CDS encoding methyltransferase domain-containing protein, which codes for MMRTDGYLLDHQQTEKGQRSDAFATLFDRTTFRHMEGFGLGSGWRCWEVGAGGTSVVSWLAKKVGPTGKVMATDTDISWAVPSVTRPPVEALVHQVGVDQPPGEGFDLVHARLALVHAPDRERALLSMIKALRPGGRLLIEDADPALQPLACLEESGPEHQLANRLRQAVRALLAERGVDPAYGRRLPRLLRAAGLCGVEADAYFPVASPNCAGLESATIHRVREALVAANLATGEEIDRHLANVVAGTMDIAAPPLISAWGRKA